The nucleotide sequence TGTTGCCTGCAGTATAGTTCGAACTGATTAACGTCCAGAAAGCACAAAACATTATGGTACTCAATGTAGTTACCCAATTGGCATAGCCGATATTGTTATTTAACTAGCTGATTTAAAATAACTTTTTTTATAATAAATAAATTGCAGTAAAATTGCATAGGTAACTACCAATTGTATTGTTTGTAATATAAATTCTATCTTCATATAAAATTATATATTAGCTAGCAGCCTGACTTTTTCTGTACAGCGCGACATTATCAGTAAAGCTTTGCAGTGCGCCTGCCTTTGCAGCAACCTCTAGCAGCGAAAACGCATGGAGCAAAGGGGGCTTGGCCCTGACCTGCGCATCGCTGTGAAATGTGATGATCTTGCTGCAATGGCGTGTTGCGCGCGTGCCTGCAAGGCAACCCGCACCAATAAGAACAGCCCCGAAAACGGCAATTTTTCGGGGCTGTTGTTCGGGGGACCGGAATGGCTAATCTCAGCTGGCCACGGCCTGCGCATATTCCTCGGCTGTGATGCAGCCTCCTTCATCCGGTGCTGTGAGCGTTACCTTTATCAGCCAGCCCTGGGAGTAGGGATCGCTGTTGAGCAGTTCTGGCGCATCGGCGAGGGCTTCGTTTATGGCCGTAACCTGGCCGGAAACCGGCATAATGGCCTCGCTGGTGACTTTGACGGATTCAATGGACGCGCAGGATTCCCCCTGCCTGAAGCTAGCGCCCACAGCGGGAAGATCCACAAAGATCACGCCGCCCAGCTGATCCTGTGCAAAGTCTGTAACGCCTATCAGGCAGCTGCCGTCAGGCTGGTCCTGCGCCCACAAATGATCCGCATGGTATTTTCTGTCGTGAGGAAAATTCACGATCGTCTCCTTTTTATTGCCTGGTTACGGAAGCGTCACGCCGGTTTTGGGAGCTGTAATGGCCATGGGTACGATTTCATCCAGCGTGGGGTGTGCAAACATCACCTCGTGCAGATTCTGCGCTGTATAGCCGTCCCTGATGAGCAGCAGGGCCACCATGACAAGGTGCGATACACCAGCCCCTACAGCGGCGATACCCGCGATGCGCCCTTCGCTCCAGACCACCTTGACGAATCCGGCGGTGCCTCCGCTGGCCTGGGCAATGGGGTTGAGCGACAGGGGAGCCTGCGAAACCTCAACGCTTTTGCCTTCGCGCAACAGGGCTTCTGCCGTCTGGCCCACGCGCATGACCTCGGTTGCGCCATAGACGCATGAGGGTACAGGGCCAGACTGGTACTCGTGCCGGCAATTGCCGAGGATGCGGTTGGCCACGTACACAGCCTGATGCTCCGCAGCGTGCGCCAGCAGTACAAGGCCGTTGACGTCGCCTATGGCGTAAACATTGGGGGCAGCCTGCAAGCACCCGTCAGTCTCCACATAACCGCGCCTGTTGAGGCTGCAGCCCAGCTGCTCGGCGCTGAGCCCGGCGGTGTTGGGCGTGCGGCCCACAGCCACCAGCGCCTTGGCGGCCGTAATGACCGTGCCGTCGTCCAGGGTGAGCTGCGCCTGCCCGTCGTTGGTGCGCAAATCCTTGGCCCGTGCGCCCTCGTGGCAGGTTATGCCGCCTTTTTGCAGCGCCCGGCGCAGTTCCGCCGCGATATCAGCGTCTTCAAGGGGGGCAACGTGAGGCGCAGCCTCCACAATGGCGACCTTGCTGCCCATGGCCGAAAAAAAGTCGCCCAGTTCAAGGCCGATGGCCCCGGCCCCCACAATGACGAGGCTTTCGGGCACAGACTGGATACGCAGCAGGTCGGTGCTGTCCAGCACGCAGGCATGGTCTGGCGTCAGACCGGGAAAGGACGCGGACGACGAGCCGCAGGACAGGATGATGTGCTGCGCGGTCAGGTCGGTATGGCCGGTATCGGCATGCACGCGGATTGCGCCTGCGGCCAGGGCCTCGCCGCGTCCTTCAAAAACCGTCACGCCCAGGCTGCCAAGGTTTTTGCCAAGCGTTTGGCTTGTCCCCTTGGTAAAGCGGCTCACGCGCGTTTGCAGGGCCGTAAAATCAACGGTTATGTCGCCTTTTGCCACGCGGGTTCGCTGCTGGGCATGCAGGAGGGCCAGCGGGGCCACCGCGCCCAGCAGCATCTTGGTGGGGATGCAGCCGCAGTTGAGGCATGTGCCGCCGAGGTGGGTTTTTTCCACCAGGGCAACGCTTTTGCCCGCCCGCGCAAGAATCTGCGCAGCCGTTGTTCCGCCGGGGCCGCCGCCCACAATGATAATATCGAATGCTTGCATATTGCGCCCCCTATTTAACGATGTCTGCCTTGAACAGATGCTGCCGCGAGGCAGAGCGGTAGACGAGCAGGTTCTGGTCGGGCAGGGGGGCAAGGCCGTGCATGTCCCACACCATATCAGCCGTGACGGGGGTAATGCCGTAGGGCAGCGTGGGCTTGCCGCAGGCCTCGGCCACCATTTGGGCCGCTGCCGCCGCATCGTCCCTTGTGGGCCAGGCCCAGGCGTCGCCATTGGGCAGCGGCATGGCCAGAAAGCGCACCGTGCCGTCGGCGGTTGCCTGTACCAGGGCCAGTGTTTTTGACAGGTCTTCCTTGCTTGGCGCACCGCCAAAAACTTTTGCGCTTGCTTCTGCGCCGCCCACAACATTGCAGATAACGTGCACGTCTTTGATCTTGAGCAGGTTTGCCAGCAGGTCTGCCTTGCGGCCGTCGGTTTGCAGCCATACCTGCAACCCGCCAGCGGTCAGCCTGTTTACAAGAATTTCAAAGTTGTCTTCCTGCCCGTCGGGACACTGCGAGGGATAGAGCCCCGCAATTTTGCCGTGCAGCATGTCGCTGCGGGTAACGCAGGTCTCGAGCGTATGGCCCGAAAGCAGATAGGCGATGATTTCGCCCGAGCCCTGCTTGATGACCTGTCCGTCGGCAAACAGCGGAAACTCCACACCTTCCGGGTTGCGATAAATGGCCTTGCGGTTTGTGCGGTAGAAGGTGTTGAAATCCTGCGCGTCGGCCTTGAAATCTATGGTGTCGTACGCCAGCCCGCGTTCGGCAAGAAAGGCTTTGACAATCTTGCAGCGGATGCAGTCCGGCGCAGTGTAAAGGGTTATGCCCATGATAAATCCTCCTGATTCGACAAAGCTGCAAACGTCGATGTTGGTATTGTCTTGATATCCCAGCTGGCTAGGCAATGTCTTCGAGCGACTTGCCGCCAGTGCGGGCACCCCACACGCCAACGATAATGGCGGGGATGATGCACAGCAGGCTGAAAATATAAAACACTCCGTCAAAACTGTATGCTGCATAGACAACAGGAATGAGAGGTTGTGAAAAGGCAACGGCCAGACGCCCGACGGACGAGTGAAAGCCGGTGGCGGTGTTGCGCAGGTGCGTGGGGTACGACTCCGCAGTGTAGGAAAAAACGGTGAAACCCATGCCCATGACAAAGGCCGTAAGTATCGCGCCTATAAGGACCACAACCCAGTACTGGCTCACATTGCCAAAGATGGGGGCCAGTACCGCCATCATGGCCAGCATGACGACAATGGGAATCTTGCGCCCGCCCATGTCGGTAAACGAGCTGGAGGCAAACAGCCCGAGCGGCACGCCGATGGAAATAAGCGTGGTGGCCATGAGGGTATCTTCAAGAGGGAACCCGTGCGCCTTGAGCAGGGTGGCCGTCCAGTTGGTGACCACAAAGGTGGCGGGGTTGGTGCACACAACCAGCAAAAAAATGACAAGCGTGCGCCTGAGGTACTTGGGGCTGCACATGCCGAGCAGTACTTCCCTGATCGGGGGCTTGCCGGTCAGGCACTTGCTGGCGGCTGCGGCAAGGTCGATGTCTTTGCCGGTAATGTCCTTCATGACGGCTTCGGCCTCGGCGATGCGGCCGCGCGCAACCAGCCAGCGGGGGGATTCGTCCAGGTAGCGCCAGGCAACGATCAGGGCAATGTAGCCTATGCCGCCCATATAAAAAATGTAGCGCCAGGCTTCCTCATGCAGGGGAATGATCAGCCGGCAAAGCAGGCCTACGACCGGCACGGCGCAAAAACCAACGCCGGCGACCATGTTTTGCCATTTGCCGCGGCTCTCGGCCGGGGCCATCTCTGCAATATAGGCCTGCGAACATACCATGAGGCAAAACACGCCAAAGCCCGTCAGCGCGCGCGACGCTACAAATACGTGGAAGCTGTCAGTAAGGCCGTTGATGATGGACGCTGTGGAAAACAGGGTGATCGCAATAAGAAAGGTTTTGCGCCTGCCAATAATGTCTGAGATGAACCCGCCGACAAAACCGCCGCAGGTCATGGCCGTAAAGTACCAAAAGGTAACCGTGCCGAGGTCCTTCATGGTCAGGCCCCAGTTGTGCATCAACGCGGGGGCGATAAAGCCGAAGTTCCAGTTGTCCATCTGCTCGCAAAAGTATGCGATCATGATGATAAAGAACACAGCCTTATGACGTCCTGTAACAGCAAGGCCGTCAAAGTAGTTATTGCTGATGCGCGGCGAATCCTGCATTGCGCCTCTCCTTTTCATTGTCTGCCACTTCGCATGTTTTGTGAAAAAAATCATCCACTGCCGATCCTGGTTCAAAAACCTAGAGCAGCGGGATTATTGGCGACGTTGTTACGGCAACATTTTAGAGATATTTATTTCACATTTGTAATAAATATTAATTAAATTATGCAATTATATTAATTGTTGGAAAGCCTTACCTGGATTGTGAAAAAATAGACTTTTTTCAAAAAATGTTGTTCCGGCAACGGTGCAAGCCTGTGGAAAAAGCCACTACAGAGCATTGTTGGATAAAGGTTCTGTTTGGTTGCACCAACTTGCACAGGAGGAATGATGAAAGCTGTCCGTGACAACATGCTGGGATTGTTGCTTGCCGGAGGCTTGCTGCTTGCGCCGCAAACAGCCGACGCCATTGATTTCAAGGTAAAGGGGGCCTTTGACATCAGTTTTGAAACATCCAACGTGCTTCCACGCGGCGTAAAAGGAAGCGACACCTTTGGGGCCATGGAGCGCCTGCGCACGCAGATAGACGCCATAGCCAGCGAAAACGTGTCGGGCAGCCTCATGTTTACGGTGGGCACCGGCACCATGAACTGGGGACGTTCTGCCGACGGCGCGTCCCTGGGGGCGGACAGCACAAAAAACCTTGGCGTGCGCCATGCCTATATTGACTGGATCGTGCCCAAAACGGACGTAAAAGTGCGCATGGGCATGCAGCCGCAGCTTTTGCCCGGTTACGTCACTGACTGGAGCGCGGTGTACGGGCAGTATTCCACCGGCGTGACCGTCAGTTCGCCTCTGGCGACCAGCGGCGAGTACAAGTTTGGGCTTTCCGGTTTTTGGGCACGGCCCTATAATGACAATTCAGAAATTACGCAAAACGGCCAGACGCAAAAAAACTACCTTGATAACCTCGACCTGTTTGCACTGACCTTGCCTATCACCGGCAACGGCATGAAAATTACTCCCTGGGGTATGTATGGCCTTATTGGTCAAAACAGCCTGCGGGGCATCAACACCAATACCGACCAGCGCGAGCCAGCCATCTATGCTCCGCGTGGCGGGCTCATGCCCGTGCTTGGCAGCGGCGGCAACTACTTTAGCACCTTTGAAAAAAAGTACCGTAACGCCAACAATACCTGGGGCAACGGTTTTTGGGCCGGGCTGACCACTGATTTCACGACTATCGAACCATTTGATATCGCTGCAGAGTTTACCTATGGCCGCGTGGATATGGGCGAGCTTAAAGACTACACCCAGTTCAGCTCAAGCGGGCAGGCAAAGACGTTTGACCTGGTGCGTCAGGGCTGGTACGCGGCCCTGCGCGTTGACTACAAGTGCACCTGGGGCACGCCCGGCGTGACCGCCTGGTACGGCAGCGGCGACGACAGCAACCCCTACAACGGTTCAGAGCGTCTGCCCCAGTTCAACACCCCCTGGCCGGTCACGCCCCTGGGCTTTGGCGGCGGTTTTTTTGACCTCAATACCTGGAAAGTGCTGGGCCACAACCCCGGCGGTCTGGCAGGCGTTGTGGGTACCATCAAGGACGTCAGCTTTATCAATGACCTGACCCATACCTTCAAGCTGGCGTATTTTCAGGGCACCAACAGTGCGGAGATGCCCCGCAAAGCCAATATGACAAGCTATCCCAGCCGGGCGGACGGCCCCATGGCCTACCTCACGACCACCGACCACGCGTGGGAGGGCAGTGTTTCCAATACCTACAAGATTTACGACAACCTGCAGATGAATGTGGAAGCCGCCTATGTGAACCTGCATCTGGACGGCGGCACCTGGCATGGTGTGGAAGACTCGCAGTATCGCGACAACTGGCGGGTTTCGTTGACCTTCCGTTACTCGTTCTGATTTTTGCGGCCAGTGGCCGATATGGCGGGAGGGTGCGCTCTCCCGCCTTTTTTTTATGGGCAGATTTGGTGCCGCCAGGTAAAAAATGTCCCTTGCAGACGGCGCAGCCCTGCCGCTTTGCGAGGCTTTTTTACGGCAGATTAACGGGGGGCGATGGTTGGGGCAATGCTTTGCGCTGGGGCTGTTGCAGGCCCTTGCCGCATAGCGCCGCTCCAGCGGTATATCCATTACGCGCAGAGCAGTTGCCCAAAAAACAGGGACCCCGCCCGAAGGCGAGGCCCCTGCAGGAAGGCGGGTATGGACCTGGGGGGTTATTCCGTCGCGGCCACGCAGTGGCCTGCGCCGCTGTAGTAACCAATGGTGCCTTCAACCTTTACCTCAGACATGGGGCCAAAGGGGGCCGCGCCGGGCACGCGGAAGGTTTTGACTTCCAGGGGCTCAATGGCTTTTTCTTCGGGCACGACGGCCTGCGGCACCCACGAGTAGGGCAGGCGGTAGGCGCGGTACACCCAGTTCATGGGCAGGCTGATGTGCCCCTTGTACGGGCAGATGTATTCCCACACTATTTCGTGCTCTGCGGTCACTTCAAACACGCGGCCGTCTGAGCCCTCGCAGATGAGCGTGTTGCCGTTGGGCAAACGCTGGGCCGAGCTGATAAAGGGGCTGTAAAAACGGCTGGCGTCGAGGGGCACGAGAAAGCCTGCTTCGTGCGGGGTGTACTGCCAGACGATCTTGCGGGCCACGGGGTCTATTTCGAGCACGCGCGAGTAGTCGCGCTGCGCGGCCTTGACGCCCTTGGGCGCACCGGGGTTGGTGCTGCCGTAACCGGCCCAGCCGCCGTTGTCGTATACCAGTATGTTGCCCTCGCCGGGCAGCCCCTTGGGGATCATGTGCGCGTGGTGCTGGCCGATGATCCAGCCTATGGCCTTGTCCTCGGGGCTGCGGTCGTAGTCGGGGCCCAGCTGCCAGACGATCTTGCCGGTCTTTTTGTCGAGGATGAGGATGATGTTGGTTTCGCGGCCGTCAATGATGATGTTGTCAGGGTGAAAGCGGGCGTCGCCCGCCTCAAACCACTTGTTGGGACCAAGGGTGGACATGGAGTTGACGTGCATCCAGTCGCCGACGCCGGGGGCGTCTTCGATCAGCGTGCCGCCGCGATAGTTTGGGTCGCGGCACATGGCGTTGAGCGCCGCCTCGCCAAAGCCCATTTCATGGGCGTGGTCAGAGCAGTTCCACTCCCACACGATGTCGCCGTTCCAGGTCACTTCGTAGATGACGTCGTCAACCAGCGTTTTGTCGCTGATATAGGGCTGCACGGTGTTTTTGTGGCAGAGAACAAGGGTGTTGCCCGAATCGATCTTGGGCTCCTGACCAGGGGCGTAATACCCGGTGGAGCTGCCCTCCCGCTGAAAGTCGTGGTGCTGGCGAGCCATCCACTGGCTCTTTTGGCCCGGATCTTCCACAAATTCGGCCCGGTCAAACTTCCATACGATTTTTCCGTCCCAGTCTATCTGCACGAGGTCGAGCTGGTCCTGAAGGCCGTGCTTGGGGTGGCGGGTGCCGGTGCTGCCCATGAGCATGCCGCCGGGAAACATCTTGTTGGGAAAGCCGTGAACGTCCTTCCACATGCGTATTTCATGCCCGTTCATGCCAAGCAGCAACGCACCGTTGTCCGGCGCCTGAATAATGGTGAATCCGCTCCAGGCTTTTTCCGGATTATAGACGGTTACGCCTGTGGGATAAATGGTCGGGTGTCCCATGACAACCTCCTCGGGTTGGCTGAATGTGCTTACATTGAACCGTTGAAGGCTTCCAGGCAAGCAGTGCAACGACACGTCTCGCCGCTGGTGAAAGTCTCAAGGTGGCTGGGCAACGGCCTATGGCCGCTTGACCGTGCTGGAAGGGATGCTGCCACAAGATAAATGGTCGAAACGTTGTCCTTGCAACATAATTCACAAAAAGGGTACGGTAGGGTTCAAAACAGAATATGGAGCGCTGTTCAGGCATGGGCTCACATCTGCCCGGCGTGGCCGGGTGTGTACTGTTTGCCAAGGGGGACTGGCGTGTCATTTGCGGAATTGCTCAGACAGAACGAGTGCTGGCGAAGCGTGGCGCTGACAAAGCCGCGTTTGTTTCGTAAGGGCCACAAGTTTTACGACACGCAGCCAGAGATGTACTTTCTGGTTAGCGGCAGGGTTCGCCTCATGGCCCTGGCCCCTGACGGAAGTGAAAAAACTCTCTGGTATCTTGGCGACGGTTCATGCTTTAACGAGACCCCCATGTTTATGGATGGCGGCAAAAGCATGCCCTTCGCCCAGAGCGAAGTGCAGTTTTTTCACGACTGCGCCGAAGACTGTTATATTTGCTCGTTCAGCAGGGAGGAAGTGCACCGCCTGGGCATGGAACAGCCTAGGCTCATTTTAAACCTCTGCAAAAGCTATAGCGTCAAGGTTACGTTGCTGTCAAAAAATGTCGTTTCGCTGAGCATGGAATCGCAACTCACGCGTATATGCAAGTTTTTGGCCTCGCGTATTATACCAGGCTCAACCCCTTTGCGGGCAAGGCGCGATATCTCTTATCGCGATATGGCCGATCTGTTGGGCATGCACCGCATCACGCTGTACAAGGTCATGCGGCAGGCCCAGACAAGGGGGCTGTTCTCGTTTGACAAGAGCAGCGACGAGGTTTTTATCCTCAGGCCGGAAGAATTTTATAAAGAAGCGCACATGTAGGCGCTGCAAAAATGCAATAGTGCTCGTTTGCGGTCAGGATCGGCGACGGCGCCCCGATGTTGGAGGCATAAAGCCGCTAAGCGCAGCCCCGCATCTGCGGCGCAAGACAATCTGCGCCGTGCACAGGCAGGGAAGGGCAGCACAGCATGAGGCAGGATAGTTCGCATAAGCCGTGGTTTGCAGCCCCCAAATGAGGTTGAGGCGTTGCGTGCGGCTAGCTGTTCGGTTTGATTTTGCTCCAGACGTGCTGCAGCATACGCTTAATTTCAGCGGGAAATATCGCTGCCATTATGCCTAAGACAGCTACAATAACACCAATGGCAGTAAGTTTGTCCCCCCGGCTCCAGGCGTCGCCCAGCTGCTGCATAGCATCGCTTGCCGGACTGGACGCCATTTTTTCCGCTGCAGCCTGTTCCGTTTTCATGCCAGCCAGCCCATATGCGATTGCGGCGTCACGAAAATGTATACGGGCCTCATTTTTTCTGCCCAACGTAAGCTCCAGATACCCCAACCCCATGAGCGCGTTGGCCTCGCCCAATCTGGCACCCTCGGATTTGTATAATGCCAGCGTATTATCGTAGGCAAAGCGCGCCTCATCGTAGCGGCCAAGTTTCAGCTCCAAATTCCCCAACCCTCTGAGCGCGTTGGCCTCGCCCAATTTGTCGTCCACGCCTCTAAATAACGTTATGGCATTGTTGTAGGCTGAGCGCGCCTCATCGTAGCGGCCAAGGTTTTGTTCCAAATCTCCCAAACCACTGAGCGCGTTGGCCTCGCCCAACTTGTCGTCCACGCCTCTAAATAACGTTATGGCGCTGTTGTAGGCAGAACGTGCCTCATCGTAGCGGCCAAGTTTCAGCTCCAAATCTCCCAACCCTGTGAGCGCGTTGGCCTCGCCCAATTTGTTGTCCACGCCTCTAAATAATGTTATGGCCCTGTTGTATGCAGAGCGCGCCTCATCGTAGCGTCCAAGGTTTTGTTCCAAATCTCCCAACCCACGGAGGGCGTTGGCCTCGCCCAATTTGTGGTCCACGCTTTTACATAACGTTATGGCATTGTTGTATGCCTTGCGCGCCTCATCGTAGCGGCCAAGTTTCAGCTCCAAATCTCCCAATCCTCTAAGCGCGTTGGCCTCGCCCAATTTGTGGTCCACGCCTTTATATAACGTTATGGTACTGTTGTATGCTTTGCGCGCCTCATCGTAGCGTCCAAGGTTTTGTTCCAAATCTCCCAACCCTCTGAGCGCGTTGGCCTCGCCCAATTTGTCGTCCACGCCTTTATATAACGTTATTGCCCTGTTGTATGCAGCGCGCGCCTCATCGTTGCGGCCAAGTTTATACTCCAATTGGCCTAATCCTGTGAGCGCGTTGGCCTCGCCCAATTTGTCGTCCACGCTTTTATATAATGTAATTGCACTGTTGTATGCCTTGCGCGCCTCATCGTTGCGGCCAAGGTTTTGTTCCAAATCTCCCAATCCTCTGAGCGCGTTGGCCTCGCCCAGTTTGTGGTCCACGCCTTTATATAACGTTGTGGCATTGTTGTATGCCTTGCGCGCCTCATCGTTGCGGGCAAGGTTTTGTTCCAAATTTCCCAACCCTATGAGCGCGTTGGCCTCGCCCAATTTGTGGTCCACGCTTTTATATAATGTTATGGCATTGTTGTATGCCTTGCGCGCTTCATCGCAGCGGCCAAGGCTTTGTTCCAAATTTCCCAATCCTCTGAGCGCGTTGGCCTCGCCCAGTTTGTTGTCCACGCTTTTATATAATGTAATGGCACTGTTGTATGCCTTGCGCGCCTCATCGTTGCGGCCAAGTTTCAGCTCTAAATCTCCCAGTCCTCTGAGCGCGTTGGCCTCGCCAAGTTGATTTTCAAGGGTTTTATACAGCGTCAGGGCGTTGTTGTATGCTTTGCGCGCCTCGTCGTTGCGGCCAAGCATTCGCTCCAGGTTGCCAACTCTGGTTAGGGCGTTGGCCTCGCCCAGTTGGTTTTTCTCAGCCCTATAGATTTGCAGGGCCTTGCTGTAGGCGGAGCGGGCCTCGTCGTTGCGGTCAGCAAAGTAGGCCTCCACGCCTGTTTTTAGCAGGTTGTCCGCCTCATCCGACGGCGAGGTGCTTGCCCCAAGGGCCGTAAGCGAAAAACTCAGCAGGGCCAGGATAAGAACCATCAGGCGTACAAACATTTTTTCTCCATAAATAACAATATACATAGGTAGTTTGGTTAGATAAACACAATCAGGTTGCGGTGTCCACAAGTTGCGACGCATGCATGGAGAACGAAATAATATAAAAAAGGTAAGAAATGCAGTCGCTGCATATGCATGACTGTTATGGAGATTGGGTCATTGCGGCATGTACAGCTTTTGCCATCCAGGTATGGAGGCAAAACACCATGCTGTGGACAATTGGGAAACGGTAAAGCGTGCGGCTCCCTGCCGTCCATCTATGCGGGGCTGCAACAGCGTAGTGTTGCGGCGTGGCAGCCGACAACATGCATGTGCGCAGTCATGGCACGGTATATGTTCTGCGCTGACGCCCCGCATGGCCGTAAGCGGGTATAAACCAGGCATGCTGACAGCGGTGGCGCAATAGGGTATCGTACCGTCGGGAAAAAACATGCGTAATCATCTGACCCGCCAACAACTTGAAGGCCTGACCCTGTGCTGGGAACAGTGGGAGGCCGAGGCCACGACCCGCACCCAAAAAAACATGCGGGCGCGTCTGCATCTGATCTTTTTGCTGATGCGCTACGGCGGCTTGCGTCTGGGCGAGGTGCTCGCCCTTGAGCCGCGCTCATCCATAGACGCCATCACAGGCATGCTGCGTGTTTCTGGCTCCAACGCGCGCGAAATACTGCTGCCTGTCAGCGCCATG is from Desulfovibrio desulfuricans and encodes:
- a CDS encoding glutaredoxin family protein, coding for MGITLYTAPDCIRCKIVKAFLAERGLAYDTIDFKADAQDFNTFYRTNRKAIYRNPEGVEFPLFADGQVIKQGSGEIIAYLLSGHTLETCVTRSDMLHGKIAGLYPSQCPDGQEDNFEILVNRLTAGGLQVWLQTDGRKADLLANLLKIKDVHVICNVVGGAEASAKVFGGAPSKEDLSKTLALVQATADGTVRFLAMPLPNGDAWAWPTRDDAAAAAQMVAEACGKPTLPYGITPVTADMVWDMHGLAPLPDQNLLVYRSASRQHLFKADIVK
- a CDS encoding tetratricopeptide repeat protein: MYIVIYGEKMFVRLMVLILALLSFSLTALGASTSPSDEADNLLKTGVEAYFADRNDEARSAYSKALQIYRAEKNQLGEANALTRVGNLERMLGRNDEARKAYNNALTLYKTLENQLGEANALRGLGDLELKLGRNDEARKAYNSAITLYKSVDNKLGEANALRGLGNLEQSLGRCDEARKAYNNAITLYKSVDHKLGEANALIGLGNLEQNLARNDEARKAYNNATTLYKGVDHKLGEANALRGLGDLEQNLGRNDEARKAYNSAITLYKSVDDKLGEANALTGLGQLEYKLGRNDEARAAYNRAITLYKGVDDKLGEANALRGLGDLEQNLGRYDEARKAYNSTITLYKGVDHKLGEANALRGLGDLELKLGRYDEARKAYNNAITLCKSVDHKLGEANALRGLGDLEQNLGRYDEARSAYNRAITLFRGVDNKLGEANALTGLGDLELKLGRYDEARSAYNSAITLFRGVDDKLGEANALSGLGDLEQNLGRYDEARSAYNNAITLFRGVDDKLGEANALRGLGNLELKLGRYDEARFAYDNTLALYKSEGARLGEANALMGLGYLELTLGRKNEARIHFRDAAIAYGLAGMKTEQAAAEKMASSPASDAMQQLGDAWSRGDKLTAIGVIVAVLGIMAAIFPAEIKRMLQHVWSKIKPNS
- the gcvH gene encoding glycine cleavage system protein GcvH; the encoded protein is MNFPHDRKYHADHLWAQDQPDGSCLIGVTDFAQDQLGGVIFVDLPAVGASFRQGESCASIESVKVTSEAIMPVSGQVTAINEALADAPELLNSDPYSQGWLIKVTLTAPDEGGCITAEEYAQAVAS
- a CDS encoding Crp/Fnr family transcriptional regulator yields the protein MSFAELLRQNECWRSVALTKPRLFRKGHKFYDTQPEMYFLVSGRVRLMALAPDGSEKTLWYLGDGSCFNETPMFMDGGKSMPFAQSEVQFFHDCAEDCYICSFSREEVHRLGMEQPRLILNLCKSYSVKVTLLSKNVVSLSMESQLTRICKFLASRIIPGSTPLRARRDISYRDMADLLGMHRITLYKVMRQAQTRGLFSFDKSSDEVFILRPEEFYKEAHM
- a CDS encoding aryl-sulfate sulfotransferase, with the translated sequence MGHPTIYPTGVTVYNPEKAWSGFTIIQAPDNGALLLGMNGHEIRMWKDVHGFPNKMFPGGMLMGSTGTRHPKHGLQDQLDLVQIDWDGKIVWKFDRAEFVEDPGQKSQWMARQHHDFQREGSSTGYYAPGQEPKIDSGNTLVLCHKNTVQPYISDKTLVDDVIYEVTWNGDIVWEWNCSDHAHEMGFGEAALNAMCRDPNYRGGTLIEDAPGVGDWMHVNSMSTLGPNKWFEAGDARFHPDNIIIDGRETNIILILDKKTGKIVWQLGPDYDRSPEDKAIGWIIGQHHAHMIPKGLPGEGNILVYDNGGWAGYGSTNPGAPKGVKAAQRDYSRVLEIDPVARKIVWQYTPHEAGFLVPLDASRFYSPFISSAQRLPNGNTLICEGSDGRVFEVTAEHEIVWEYICPYKGHISLPMNWVYRAYRLPYSWVPQAVVPEEKAIEPLEVKTFRVPGAAPFGPMSEVKVEGTIGYYSGAGHCVAATE
- a CDS encoding outer membrane homotrimeric porin, which encodes MKAVRDNMLGLLLAGGLLLAPQTADAIDFKVKGAFDISFETSNVLPRGVKGSDTFGAMERLRTQIDAIASENVSGSLMFTVGTGTMNWGRSADGASLGADSTKNLGVRHAYIDWIVPKTDVKVRMGMQPQLLPGYVTDWSAVYGQYSTGVTVSSPLATSGEYKFGLSGFWARPYNDNSEITQNGQTQKNYLDNLDLFALTLPITGNGMKITPWGMYGLIGQNSLRGINTNTDQREPAIYAPRGGLMPVLGSGGNYFSTFEKKYRNANNTWGNGFWAGLTTDFTTIEPFDIAAEFTYGRVDMGELKDYTQFSSSGQAKTFDLVRQGWYAALRVDYKCTWGTPGVTAWYGSGDDSNPYNGSERLPQFNTPWPVTPLGFGGGFFDLNTWKVLGHNPGGLAGVVGTIKDVSFINDLTHTFKLAYFQGTNSAEMPRKANMTSYPSRADGPMAYLTTTDHAWEGSVSNTYKIYDNLQMNVEAAYVNLHLDGGTWHGVEDSQYRDNWRVSLTFRYSF
- a CDS encoding dihydrolipoyl dehydrogenase family protein, giving the protein MQAFDIIIVGGGPGGTTAAQILARAGKSVALVEKTHLGGTCLNCGCIPTKMLLGAVAPLALLHAQQRTRVAKGDITVDFTALQTRVSRFTKGTSQTLGKNLGSLGVTVFEGRGEALAAGAIRVHADTGHTDLTAQHIILSCGSSSASFPGLTPDHACVLDSTDLLRIQSVPESLVIVGAGAIGLELGDFFSAMGSKVAIVEAAPHVAPLEDADIAAELRRALQKGGITCHEGARAKDLRTNDGQAQLTLDDGTVITAAKALVAVGRTPNTAGLSAEQLGCSLNRRGYVETDGCLQAAPNVYAIGDVNGLVLLAHAAEHQAVYVANRILGNCRHEYQSGPVPSCVYGATEVMRVGQTAEALLREGKSVEVSQAPLSLNPIAQASGGTAGFVKVVWSEGRIAGIAAVGAGVSHLVMVALLLIRDGYTAQNLHEVMFAHPTLDEIVPMAITAPKTGVTLP
- a CDS encoding MFS transporter; translation: MQDSPRISNNYFDGLAVTGRHKAVFFIIMIAYFCEQMDNWNFGFIAPALMHNWGLTMKDLGTVTFWYFTAMTCGGFVGGFISDIIGRRKTFLIAITLFSTASIINGLTDSFHVFVASRALTGFGVFCLMVCSQAYIAEMAPAESRGKWQNMVAGVGFCAVPVVGLLCRLIIPLHEEAWRYIFYMGGIGYIALIVAWRYLDESPRWLVARGRIAEAEAVMKDITGKDIDLAAAASKCLTGKPPIREVLLGMCSPKYLRRTLVIFLLVVCTNPATFVVTNWTATLLKAHGFPLEDTLMATTLISIGVPLGLFASSSFTDMGGRKIPIVVMLAMMAVLAPIFGNVSQYWVVVLIGAILTAFVMGMGFTVFSYTAESYPTHLRNTATGFHSSVGRLAVAFSQPLIPVVYAAYSFDGVFYIFSLLCIIPAIIVGVWGARTGGKSLEDIA